A DNA window from Sulfitobacter sp. BSw21498 contains the following coding sequences:
- a CDS encoding MFS transporter — translation MQDDVAQRAFDTLSGAEGDAQDLSPHAQEAEARNALRHIASLTMTKVADGLIDPKLMLSWLLTSLGAPAVYAGALVPIREAGALLPQIVMASWVQAMARRKWAWVAGSAGQGIFAALIVLAALTLDGSAAGLAICGALAGLAVSRAACSVSYKDILGKTVGKSRRGSITGTAGSVASAGVLVLALLLMSGLVQDRGVVIAAIALAALLWGGAALLFSTLDEAPSDSAKATPASFAILKEDANLRRFILVRGLLVATSLAPPYFVVLAGGEDQSALGQLGALVLASALAALLSSYVWGRLSDQSSRRVLMLTGIVGAVAMVGAVGLELIGMATQIWAMPLVLFVLMIAYHGVRQGRSTYLVDMSPMDQRSAYAAVSNTVIGGLLLIAGVAGGGAALIGPVATLVLFALMSAAAAFAALGLREVEAAD, via the coding sequence ATGCAAGATGATGTGGCGCAGCGGGCGTTTGATACGCTTTCGGGGGCAGAGGGTGACGCGCAGGACCTGTCGCCCCACGCGCAAGAGGCCGAGGCCCGGAACGCCCTGCGCCATATCGCCAGCCTGACGATGACCAAAGTCGCGGACGGGCTGATTGACCCCAAGCTGATGCTGTCGTGGCTGCTGACATCGCTTGGCGCGCCGGCGGTCTATGCGGGGGCGCTGGTGCCGATCCGCGAGGCGGGGGCGCTGCTACCGCAGATCGTGATGGCCAGCTGGGTGCAAGCGATGGCGCGGCGCAAATGGGCGTGGGTCGCAGGATCGGCGGGGCAGGGCATTTTCGCGGCGTTGATCGTGCTGGCGGCGCTCACGTTGGACGGATCAGCGGCGGGGCTGGCGATTTGCGGGGCGCTGGCGGGGCTGGCGGTCAGCCGTGCCGCCTGTTCGGTGTCGTATAAAGATATTTTGGGCAAGACCGTGGGCAAGTCGCGGCGCGGGTCGATCACGGGCACGGCGGGGTCTGTTGCCTCGGCCGGTGTGCTGGTGCTGGCGCTGTTGCTGATGTCGGGGCTGGTGCAGGATCGCGGCGTAGTGATTGCGGCGATTGCGCTGGCCGCGCTGCTGTGGGGCGGGGCGGCGCTGTTGTTTTCAACCCTGGACGAGGCCCCCAGCGACAGCGCCAAGGCCACGCCGGCCAGCTTTGCCATCCTCAAAGAAGACGCGAACCTGCGCCGGTTCATTCTGGTGCGCGGGCTGTTGGTCGCGACCTCGCTTGCGCCGCCGTATTTTGTGGTGCTGGCAGGCGGAGAGGATCAATCCGCGCTCGGCCAACTGGGCGCGCTGGTGCTGGCGTCGGCCCTTGCGGCATTGCTTAGCTCTTATGTCTGGGGGCGGCTGTCAGACCAGTCCAGCCGCCGCGTGCTGATGTTGACGGGCATCGTGGGGGCCGTGGCAATGGTCGGTGCCGTGGGGCTAGAGCTGATTGGCATGGCGACGCAGATCTGGGCGATGCCGCTGGTGCTGTTTGTCCTGATGATCGCCTATCACGGGGTGCGGCAGGGGCGGTCGACCTATCTGGTGGATATGTCGCCAATGGACCAGCGGTCGGCCTATGCCGCCGTGTCCAACACCGTGATTGGGGGGCTGCTGCTGATCGCCGGTGTGGCGGGTGGCGGCGCGGCACTGATCGGCCCCGTGGCGACGCTGGTTTTATTCGCGCTCATGTCCGCGGCGGCGGCGTTTGCGGCGCTTGGCCTGCGCGAAGTCGAAGCGGCGGATTGA
- the thrS gene encoding threonine--tRNA ligase produces MAQITLTLPDGNARQYDAGITAGDVANDISKSLGKKAISATVDGAHFDLAWPINADADIAIHTMADEAQANELVRHDLAHIMARAVQDLWPDTKVTIGPVIKDGWYYDFDRKESFTPEDLGLIEKKMKEIINKRDPVRTEVWDRARAIKHYEDLNEPYKVELINSIPGDEPLRMYWHGDWQDLCRGPHLQHTGQVPGDAFKLMSIAGAYWRGDSDRAMLQRIYGVAFTGKEKLKAHLNMLEEAAKRDHRKLGREMDLFHMQEEAPGQIFWHPNGWHIYTELQDYMRRKQRAGGYVEVNTPQVVDRKLWEASGHWEKYQDHMFIVEVDEEHAREKSVNALKPMNCPCHVQIFNQGLKSYRDLPLRMAEFGSCNRYEPSGALHGIMRVRGFTQDDGHIFCAEDQIEAETAKFIEFLSGIYKDLGFENFSVKFSDRPEKRAGSDEVWDKAEAALLSATRAAGIEPTLNPGEGAFYGPKLEFVLTDAIGRDWQCGTHQVDFVLPERLDATYIGSDGAKHRPVMLHRATLGSFERFIGILIEEHAGKLPFWLAPRQVVVAAITSEADDYVHEVVATLKAQGVRAEADVRNEKINYKVREHSVGKVPVILAVGGREVEEKTVSVRRLGEKQTSVQALSDVADALGIEATPPDLRG; encoded by the coding sequence ATGGCCCAGATCACCCTCACCCTTCCCGATGGCAACGCACGTCAGTACGACGCAGGTATCACTGCGGGCGACGTCGCGAACGACATCTCCAAATCGCTTGGCAAAAAAGCGATCAGCGCCACCGTGGACGGTGCGCATTTTGATCTGGCCTGGCCGATCAACGCAGATGCCGACATCGCGATCCACACCATGGCTGACGAAGCACAAGCGAACGAGCTGGTACGCCACGACCTTGCCCACATCATGGCCCGCGCCGTGCAGGACCTGTGGCCAGATACAAAAGTCACCATCGGCCCCGTCATCAAAGACGGCTGGTACTATGATTTCGACCGCAAGGAATCTTTCACCCCCGAAGACCTTGGCCTCATCGAAAAGAAGATGAAGGAAATCATCAACAAGCGTGACCCCGTGCGCACCGAAGTCTGGGACCGCGCCCGCGCGATCAAGCATTACGAAGACCTGAACGAACCCTATAAGGTCGAGCTGATCAACAGCATTCCCGGCGACGAGCCGCTGCGCATGTACTGGCACGGCGACTGGCAGGACCTCTGCCGTGGCCCGCACCTGCAACACACCGGCCAAGTCCCCGGCGACGCGTTCAAACTGATGTCGATTGCGGGCGCTTACTGGCGCGGCGACAGCGACCGCGCGATGCTGCAACGGATTTACGGCGTGGCCTTCACCGGCAAAGAAAAGCTGAAAGCGCACCTGAACATGCTCGAAGAGGCCGCCAAACGCGACCACCGCAAGCTGGGCCGCGAGATGGACCTGTTCCACATGCAAGAAGAAGCGCCGGGCCAGATCTTCTGGCACCCCAACGGCTGGCACATCTATACCGAGCTTCAGGACTACATGCGCCGCAAACAACGCGCCGGCGGCTATGTCGAGGTGAACACACCGCAGGTCGTGGACCGTAAACTCTGGGAAGCCTCCGGCCACTGGGAGAAATACCAAGACCACATGTTCATCGTCGAAGTGGACGAGGAACACGCCCGCGAAAAATCGGTCAACGCGCTGAAACCGATGAACTGCCCCTGCCACGTGCAAATCTTTAACCAAGGTTTGAAATCCTACCGCGACCTGCCCCTGCGCATGGCCGAATTCGGGTCCTGCAACCGCTATGAACCCTCGGGCGCGCTGCACGGCATCATGCGGGTGCGCGGCTTTACCCAGGACGACGGCCACATCTTCTGCGCCGAAGACCAGATCGAAGCCGAAACCGCGAAATTCATCGAATTCCTGTCGGGCATCTACAAAGACCTCGGGTTCGAAAACTTCAGCGTCAAATTCTCGGACAGGCCTGAAAAACGCGCCGGCTCGGATGAAGTCTGGGACAAGGCCGAGGCCGCGTTGCTCTCTGCCACCCGCGCGGCTGGCATCGAACCAACGCTCAACCCCGGCGAAGGCGCGTTCTATGGTCCGAAACTGGAATTTGTGCTGACCGATGCCATTGGCCGCGACTGGCAATGTGGCACCCATCAGGTGGATTTTGTGCTGCCAGAACGGCTTGATGCGACCTATATCGGATCGGATGGCGCGAAACACCGCCCCGTCATGCTGCACCGCGCGACATTGGGATCGTTCGAACGTTTCATCGGCATCCTGATCGAAGAACACGCAGGCAAGCTGCCCTTCTGGCTGGCCCCGCGTCAGGTTGTCGTGGCCGCCATCACCTCAGAGGCCGATGACTACGTCCACGAGGTCGTCGCCACTCTTAAGGCACAAGGCGTCCGCGCCGAGGCGGATGTCCGCAACGAAAAGATCAACTACAAGGTCCGTGAACATTCGGTTGGCAAAGTGCCGGTGATCCTTGCCGTTGGCGGCCGTGAGGTCGAAGAGAAAACCGTTTCGGTGCGTCGTCTGGGCGAAAAGCAAACCTCCGTTCAGGCGCTATCGGACGTGGCAGATGCGCTTGGCATCGAAGCCACACCGCCCGATCTGCGCGGCTGA
- a CDS encoding BufA1 family periplasmic bufferin-type metallophore, whose product MSNTMKTLAVAGAVAAAMSAHATTASAASKEKCYGVALAGQNDCAAGPGTTCAGTSVTDYQGNAWTLVDAGTCAEMELPEMTDGSARMGSLEALDRDMPA is encoded by the coding sequence ATGTCCAACACGATGAAAACGCTCGCCGTTGCCGGCGCTGTCGCCGCAGCCATGTCCGCACATGCCACCACAGCAAGCGCGGCATCCAAGGAAAAATGCTACGGCGTGGCGCTTGCCGGTCAGAATGATTGCGCAGCAGGCCCCGGCACCACATGCGCCGGCACATCCGTCACCGATTACCAGGGCAACGCCTGGACGCTGGTTGACGCAGGCACCTGCGCAGAGATGGAGCTGCCCGAAATGACCGACGGCTCCGCACGTATGGGCTCGCTCGAAGCGCTGGACCGCGACATGCCAGCCTAA
- the bufB gene encoding MNIO family bufferin maturase, with amino-acid sequence MPDGTARFATLPASPGVGYKPQHFKDLQDDPGPVEWVEIHAENYMGDGGRPLAQLRALSEKFALSVHGVGLSIGGEMPLDRDHLARLKKLCDGAKPASFSEHLAWSTHDSEFLNDLLPLPYTESTLSRVADHIKQVQDTIGRQMLLENPSSYLAFDESTLSECDFLSEVTHRTSCGLLLDVNNVFISAQNLGLAPRDYIDAYPVDAVGELHVGGHEEDSVGFNQPLLIDSHSRPVVDPVWDLLAYTLDRTGPKPVLVEWDNDVPDWPTLRAEAVRAADVLAR; translated from the coding sequence ATGCCAGACGGAACCGCCCGTTTTGCCACCTTGCCCGCCAGTCCGGGCGTAGGATATAAACCCCAGCATTTCAAAGACCTGCAAGACGATCCTGGTCCGGTAGAATGGGTCGAAATCCATGCAGAGAATTACATGGGCGACGGCGGCCGCCCCCTTGCGCAGCTGCGCGCGCTGTCCGAAAAATTCGCCCTGTCGGTTCACGGTGTCGGCCTCAGCATCGGTGGCGAAATGCCACTGGATCGTGACCATCTGGCCCGTCTGAAAAAGCTGTGTGACGGGGCAAAGCCCGCCAGTTTTTCCGAACATCTGGCCTGGTCCACCCATGACAGCGAGTTTCTGAACGACCTGCTGCCCCTCCCCTATACGGAATCCACCCTGTCCCGCGTAGCTGACCATATCAAACAGGTTCAGGACACAATCGGGCGTCAAATGCTGCTGGAAAATCCCTCCAGCTACCTCGCCTTTGATGAATCCACCTTGTCTGAATGCGACTTTTTATCAGAAGTTACCCACCGAACATCCTGCGGTCTATTGCTGGATGTCAACAATGTGTTCATTTCGGCCCAAAACCTTGGTCTCGCGCCCCGCGACTACATCGACGCCTATCCGGTTGACGCCGTGGGCGAGCTTCACGTCGGCGGCCACGAAGAAGACAGCGTTGGGTTCAACCAGCCGCTTTTGATCGACAGCCACAGTCGCCCCGTTGTCGATCCCGTCTGGGATTTGCTGGCCTATACGCTGGATCGCACGGGCCCCAAGCCGGTGCTGGTGGAATGGGACAACGACGTGCCCGACTGGCCCACCCTGCGCGCAGAGGCCGTGCGGGCCGCAGATGTGTTGGCGCGATGA
- a CDS encoding HvfC/BufC N-terminal domain-containing protein has translation MTTLRRFRAPLLDPTQDRPEGLRGAAGAPADTRYDVYRNNVTHSLIAALHSAFPLVLKVLGTQNFDRLAPGYVRAHPPSSPLMMHYGADFPDFLAAQPQLSKMGYLPDCARLDLALRRSYHAADSAPFDLETFQQLTPEEMMQTQLIPAPATVLLRSSWPLFDIWRFNMQADAPKPQMLAQDVLITRPEFDPAPHLLPPGGGNWFAALAEGATLDQAHDTTLALVPDFDLGAALGLCFATGAFCAKNGG, from the coding sequence ATGACCACGCTTCGCCGATTTCGCGCGCCCTTACTCGACCCGACACAGGACCGCCCTGAAGGGCTGCGCGGTGCCGCTGGCGCACCGGCGGACACGCGCTATGACGTCTACCGTAACAACGTGACCCATTCCTTAATTGCAGCACTGCACAGCGCTTTTCCCTTGGTGCTCAAAGTATTAGGCACGCAGAATTTCGACCGGTTGGCCCCTGGCTACGTCCGTGCGCACCCGCCGAGCTCTCCGTTGATGATGCATTATGGCGCTGATTTTCCTGACTTTCTCGCCGCACAACCGCAATTGTCAAAAATGGGCTACCTGCCCGACTGCGCCCGCCTCGACCTTGCCCTGCGCCGATCCTACCACGCAGCCGACAGTGCGCCCTTTGATCTCGAAACGTTCCAGCAGCTTACGCCAGAAGAGATGATGCAAACACAGCTCATCCCCGCCCCTGCGACGGTTTTGCTGCGGTCAAGCTGGCCGCTTTTCGATATCTGGCGGTTCAACATGCAGGCCGATGCCCCCAAGCCGCAAATGCTGGCCCAAGACGTGTTGATAACCCGCCCCGAGTTTGACCCCGCCCCGCATCTGTTGCCCCCCGGCGGCGGCAATTGGTTCGCCGCATTGGCCGAAGGCGCAACACTCGACCAGGCCCATGACACCACGCTGGCGCTCGTGCCTGATTTCGATCTTGGTGCGGCCTTAGGGCTGTGCTTTGCAACTGGCGCATTTTGCGCAAAGAACGGCGGATAA
- a CDS encoding DoxX family protein: MLKTLTLYDRATHWISAQDWLLPTLARFLFAAVLMQYFFASGLTKLDGLVTLSTGAYVQIFPRAFEAAGYDATALSPLHGLVAYAGTMAEFVLPALIVVGLFTRLAALGMVGFVVLQSLTDLYGHQQWSALGQWFDRLPDGTILDQRALWVLLLVVLVVKGGGPVALDRILLARRR, encoded by the coding sequence ATGCTGAAGACCCTCACCCTTTATGACCGCGCCACCCACTGGATTTCAGCGCAGGACTGGCTGCTGCCGACGCTTGCACGGTTTCTATTTGCTGCTGTACTGATGCAATATTTCTTTGCCTCTGGCCTCACCAAACTCGACGGGTTGGTGACGCTGAGCACCGGTGCCTATGTCCAGATTTTCCCCCGCGCGTTCGAGGCGGCAGGCTATGACGCGACAGCGCTTTCGCCGCTGCACGGGCTGGTGGCCTATGCGGGGACGATGGCGGAATTTGTGCTGCCGGCGTTGATCGTGGTGGGGCTGTTCACGCGGCTTGCGGCCTTGGGGATGGTGGGGTTTGTAGTCCTGCAATCGCTCACGGATCTTTACGGTCACCAACAATGGAGCGCGCTTGGCCAGTGGTTTGACCGCCTGCCGGACGGGACCATTCTGGACCAGCGCGCGCTTTGGGTGCTGTTGTTGGTGGTGCTGGTGGTCAAGGGCGGCGGGCCGGTGGCGCTGGACCGTATTTTGCTGGCGCGCCGCCGCTGA
- a CDS encoding arsenate reductase family protein, which yields MLIYGLKNCDTCRKAIKALPDAQLVDVRQDGVPAEVLARAHARFGAALVNTRSTTWRGLDDAERASDPLELLVAHPALMKRPLIAAGEDLFLGWNDTTQAEVKAAQ from the coding sequence ATGCTGATCTACGGTCTGAAAAACTGCGATACCTGCCGCAAGGCGATCAAGGCGCTGCCCGACGCGCAGCTGGTCGATGTCCGCCAAGACGGTGTCCCCGCCGAGGTGCTGGCCCGCGCTCATGCCCGCTTTGGCGCAGCACTGGTGAACACGCGTTCCACCACATGGCGTGGTCTGGACGATGCCGAACGCGCCTCCGATCCGCTTGAACTTTTGGTCGCCCATCCCGCGTTGATGAAACGCCCGCTGATCGCCGCGGGGGAGGATCTTTTCCTCGGCTGGAATGACACGACCCAAGCCGAGGTCAAAGCCGCGCAGTAA
- a CDS encoding cold-shock protein: protein MPTGTVKWFNTTKGYGFIAPESGGTDIFVHISAVEQSGLTGLADDQKVSFEMSEGRDGRQMATELELL, encoded by the coding sequence ATGCCTACGGGTACAGTCAAATGGTTTAACACCACCAAAGGATACGGATTTATCGCGCCAGAGAGCGGCGGGACGGATATTTTTGTTCATATTTCGGCAGTGGAACAGTCCGGTCTGACCGGTCTGGCGGACGATCAAAAAGTGTCTTTCGAAATGTCCGAGGGGCGCGACGGGCGTCAGATGGCGACGGAGCTGGAACTGCTGTAA
- a CDS encoding abortive infection family protein, whose translation MKIGSKAIEFLVGIISGDSQVSEYRSGPQLVNFFNGHGEMDLYGAGFPSRHIFVREKLLAMNGQHRLKDVIEEAFNALDEDENHAENIAFQFSKILAQDGYKLNKDYRPGFYDGNDHVPGPIFFQVVPNKLVFGNSPTKLLLTHPILEERVTKARARIESNDFDGAITICYTVIEGFLKLSLEKQGVEFKDTEGDIKKLYKALAIASNMDQSSTTEDSLRPLLNGLSTLVTGFYEIANKSGDRHVARHKPVRRHAVLVVNLTFAFCDFLIDSFSERQIRN comes from the coding sequence GTGAAGATAGGTAGTAAAGCGATTGAATTTTTGGTCGGTATTATTTCTGGGGACTCGCAGGTCTCTGAATATCGTTCTGGCCCGCAGCTAGTAAATTTCTTCAACGGCCATGGCGAGATGGACCTGTACGGTGCAGGGTTTCCGTCTCGACATATTTTCGTGCGGGAAAAGCTGCTTGCAATGAACGGACAACATCGGCTGAAAGATGTGATCGAGGAAGCATTTAACGCGCTAGACGAAGATGAAAATCACGCCGAAAATATTGCTTTTCAGTTTTCCAAAATTTTAGCTCAGGACGGCTACAAACTGAATAAAGATTACCGACCTGGCTTCTATGACGGAAACGATCACGTCCCTGGGCCAATCTTCTTTCAGGTCGTGCCAAACAAGTTAGTGTTTGGTAATTCACCAACAAAGTTGCTGTTAACTCATCCGATCCTTGAAGAGAGAGTGACCAAAGCGAGGGCACGAATAGAGTCTAATGATTTCGATGGTGCAATTACGATTTGCTACACTGTTATTGAAGGGTTTCTGAAACTCTCGCTCGAAAAGCAGGGCGTGGAATTCAAGGACACTGAAGGTGATATCAAGAAACTCTATAAGGCCTTGGCTATAGCATCGAACATGGACCAATCATCTACGACTGAGGATTCTTTAAGGCCTCTTCTAAATGGCCTTTCTACTCTGGTTACCGGATTTTACGAAATAGCGAATAAATCAGGCGACCGCCATGTTGCTAGGCATAAGCCTGTAAGACGGCATGCGGTACTAGTGGTAAACCTTACCTTTGCATTTTGCGATTTCCTGATAGATTCATTTAGTGAGAGACAAATCCGAAACTGA
- the thyX gene encoding FAD-dependent thymidylate synthase, whose product MPISPDQQAEIDALRAEPKQTLRAVSEGMEAHLYKAIPVLDHGFVRVIDYMGNDEAICQAARVSYGRGTKSVQNDEGLIRYLMRHWHSTPFEMCEIKLHVKLPVFVARQWIRHRTANVNEYSARYSILDREFYIPEPAHVNAQSVVNNQGRGGVLEGAEAARVLETLKSDSNRAYDNYEAMIAETGPDGEPQDGLARELARMNLPSNIYTQWYWKVDLHNLFHFLRLRADAHAQYEIRVYADAICNVVADWVPAAYRAFEDYRLGGATMSNTALECIRRMVKGEDVTQETSGMSKGEWREFKGVIDG is encoded by the coding sequence ATGCCGATCAGCCCCGACCAACAAGCCGAAATCGACGCCCTGCGGGCGGAGCCGAAACAGACCCTGCGTGCCGTCTCCGAAGGCATGGAGGCGCATCTCTACAAGGCCATTCCCGTGCTCGACCACGGCTTTGTGCGCGTCATCGACTATATGGGCAACGACGAAGCGATCTGTCAGGCGGCCCGCGTCAGCTATGGCCGTGGCACGAAATCGGTCCAAAACGACGAAGGCCTGATCCGCTACCTGATGCGCCACTGGCACTCCACCCCCTTCGAGATGTGCGAGATCAAGCTCCACGTCAAACTGCCCGTCTTTGTCGCGCGCCAGTGGATCCGTCACCGGACCGCCAACGTCAACGAATACTCCGCCCGCTATTCGATCCTTGACCGCGAATTCTACATCCCCGAACCTGCCCATGTGAACGCGCAAAGCGTGGTGAACAATCAAGGCCGCGGTGGCGTGCTCGAAGGGGCAGAGGCCGCCCGCGTGCTCGAGACCCTCAAATCCGACAGCAACCGCGCCTATGACAACTACGAGGCGATGATTGCCGAAACCGGCCCCGACGGCGAACCCCAGGACGGTCTGGCGCGAGAGCTGGCGCGGATGAACCTGCCCTCAAACATCTACACGCAATGGTACTGGAAGGTGGACCTGCACAACCTGTTCCACTTCCTGCGTCTGCGCGCCGACGCCCACGCCCAATACGAAATCCGCGTCTATGCCGATGCCATCTGCAACGTCGTCGCCGACTGGGTCCCCGCCGCCTACCGCGCCTTCGAGGATTACCGTCTAGGTGGCGCAACTATGTCCAATACAGCTCTTGAGTGTATCCGCCGGATGGTCAAAGGTGAGGACGTCACGCAGGAGACCTCTGGCATGAGCAAGGGGGAATGGCGGGAGTTTAAGGGAGTGATTGATGGGTGA
- a CDS encoding surface lipoprotein assembly modifier translates to MVRTATVAVLWACATGGAGAEITLSPDQLRNAAIRSVETGATQQGLRFADALLQRDAGDFKAQVVRARALRDLGRTDDAIAAGRKAWRMSDSDSERYASAMIMAQSLSSAGHKTRAQFWLRRAAQHAPGPRARKQVEQHYNYVRQTNALHTQLSFTLAPNSNINNGSARDTSELNYVVSEILFGTPVEYVLSGSAQALSGIEYGFGLNTRYRFHQTSTSAHDLTLGLSYRTFSLSDGAKADAPMVDGGDFAFGTVMLGYGFRQINLDARGEFQSSAQLGQSWYGGAEYASRLRAGVSQSYQIAPRQKAMLSLAHEIQDGQRTVDQETTSISGSFTQNLNSGDLAYLALGASVATSPDVNSEYDEVEVRGAYVFREPVAGAALQLGMGVEVRDYDVSRHSADGRQDKRIFADITATFQQFDYYGFNPSATLQASRTDSNINLYDINRVGISIGIKSAF, encoded by the coding sequence TTGGTACGTACCGCGACTGTGGCGGTTCTTTGGGCCTGCGCAACAGGTGGGGCGGGGGCGGAGATCACGCTCTCCCCCGATCAGTTGCGCAACGCGGCGATCCGCAGCGTCGAGACGGGGGCCACGCAGCAAGGTTTGCGCTTTGCGGATGCGCTGCTGCAGCGCGATGCGGGGGATTTCAAGGCGCAGGTGGTACGTGCCCGTGCGCTGCGCGATCTGGGCCGGACGGATGACGCCATTGCCGCGGGGCGCAAGGCGTGGCGTATGTCTGATAGCGACAGTGAAAGATACGCAAGTGCGATGATTATGGCGCAAAGCCTGTCGTCGGCCGGGCATAAGACGCGAGCCCAGTTCTGGCTGCGCAGGGCAGCACAGCATGCCCCTGGCCCCCGCGCCCGCAAACAGGTGGAGCAACACTATAACTACGTGCGCCAGACCAATGCGCTTCATACCCAGCTGTCGTTCACGCTAGCCCCCAATTCCAACATCAACAACGGCAGCGCACGCGATACATCCGAACTGAATTATGTGGTCAGCGAAATTCTATTTGGCACGCCGGTGGAATATGTTCTGTCGGGCAGTGCGCAGGCGCTGTCGGGGATAGAATACGGGTTTGGGTTGAACACACGCTACCGGTTTCACCAGACGTCAACCAGCGCCCACGATCTGACACTGGGGCTGTCCTATCGGACGTTCTCCCTTTCTGACGGGGCCAAGGCGGATGCGCCGATGGTCGACGGGGGCGACTTTGCCTTTGGGACGGTGATGCTGGGGTATGGGTTCCGGCAGATCAATCTGGACGCACGCGGGGAGTTTCAAAGCTCTGCCCAGCTAGGGCAAAGCTGGTACGGGGGCGCGGAGTACGCATCCCGCCTGCGTGCTGGTGTCTCGCAGAGTTACCAAATCGCGCCACGTCAGAAAGCCATGCTATCACTGGCACACGAGATACAGGACGGTCAGCGCACCGTCGATCAGGAGACCACCAGCATTTCAGGGTCGTTTACGCAGAACCTGAACTCGGGCGATCTGGCCTACCTGGCACTGGGGGCGTCGGTCGCGACCTCGCCCGATGTAAATTCGGAGTATGACGAGGTTGAGGTGCGCGGTGCCTATGTATTCCGCGAGCCGGTCGCGGGTGCGGCGCTGCAACTGGGGATGGGCGTGGAAGTGCGTGATTACGATGTATCGCGCCACAGCGCGGACGGCCGTCAGGATAAACGCATCTTTGCCGATATCACCGCGACGTTCCAACAGTTTGACTATTACGGGTTCAACCCGTCGGCCACGCTGCAAGCCTCGCGTACGGACAGTAATATCAACCTTTATGACATCAACCGTGTGGGCATCAGCATCGGCATTAAATCTGCCTTCTGA
- a CDS encoding VOC family protein codes for MPIKYLHTMVRVKDLEKSQAFYELLGLKERRRIDNEDGRFSLIFMCPPGQDDGHADVELTYNWDGDDALPDDSRHFGHLAYTVENIYETCKMLQENGITINRPPRDGYMAFIRSPDNVSVELLQEGDRLEPQEPWASMENTGHW; via the coding sequence ATGCCGATCAAATATTTGCACACGATGGTGCGCGTCAAAGATCTGGAGAAATCGCAAGCATTCTATGAGCTGCTGGGCCTGAAAGAGCGGCGCCGGATCGACAATGAGGACGGGCGGTTTTCGCTGATCTTCATGTGCCCTCCCGGGCAGGACGACGGCCATGCCGATGTGGAACTGACGTATAACTGGGACGGCGACGATGCGCTGCCGGACGACAGCCGCCATTTCGGGCATCTCGCCTATACCGTTGAGAATATTTACGAAACTTGCAAAATGCTGCAAGAAAACGGGATCACGATCAACCGGCCTCCGCGCGACGGGTATATGGCGTTTATCCGGTCTCCCGACAATGTGTCGGTTGAATTACTGCAAGAAGGTGACCGGCTTGAGCCGCAGGAACCCTGGGCCAGTATGGAAAATACCGGCCACTGGTAG
- a CDS encoding DUF1194 domain-containing protein, which yields MIRTAFLATALGLAPATLWAAECRLALVLAMDVSSSVDAVEDRLQRGGTAAALLSDPVRQAFFASDLPVALAVYEWSGRYNQKMVLDWRMINTPDDLMRAAGVVAGSARSHNDFPTAMGYALGFGAAVMAQAPLCLYKTIDLAGDGQNNEGFGPQLAYQSFDFDDVTVNGLVVNAADFEAETGLIAFYKREVLHGPGAFLVIANGFEDFERAMRIKLERELTPPAIGGLPVAEDAG from the coding sequence ATGATCCGGACGGCTTTCCTTGCCACTGCGCTGGGCCTTGCACCTGCTACCCTATGGGCGGCGGAGTGCAGGCTGGCGCTGGTGCTGGCGATGGACGTGTCCAGTTCGGTCGATGCGGTCGAGGACCGTTTACAGCGTGGCGGGACCGCCGCCGCGCTGCTGTCCGACCCGGTGCGGCAGGCATTTTTCGCCAGCGATCTGCCGGTGGCGCTGGCGGTCTATGAATGGTCGGGGCGCTATAACCAGAAAATGGTGCTGGACTGGCGGATGATTAACACGCCCGATGATCTGATGCGCGCGGCGGGCGTGGTGGCGGGCAGCGCGCGCAGTCATAATGATTTCCCCACGGCGATGGGCTATGCGCTGGGCTTTGGCGCGGCGGTGATGGCGCAGGCACCGCTTTGTTTATACAAGACAATTGATCTGGCGGGTGACGGGCAGAACAACGAAGGATTTGGCCCGCAGCTGGCCTATCAGTCGTTTGATTTTGACGATGTGACGGTGAACGGATTGGTGGTAAATGCCGCCGATTTCGAGGCCGAGACAGGGTTGATCGCCTTTTATAAACGCGAGGTTTTGCACGGGCCCGGCGCGTTTTTGGTGATCGCCAACGGGTTCGAGGATTTTGAGCGCGCCATGCGGATCAAGCTGGAACGCGAGCTGACGCCTCCTGCGATCGGCGGCCTGCCTGTAGCCGAGGACGCGGGATGA